ATTTTCTCCTGCAGTTGTTAAGTGAACGAACAGAATATCTGTACAGTTCGAGCATGAGTATCTGTGAGTGGAACAAAAAAATGCACAGTTTTAGCATAAGCTAACTATAAGTGAGCAGGAGTACCCTTTAGATCGAGCTGGGTTCTGCCCTTATCGCGAATGTGACTATCATTTCGAGGATGTCTATTTTCCTTATCGAACAAAAACACCCTAAGATCGGCATAGCGGCTTATTCCCCACTTACTTGCCGAAGTAAATAAAAACTATTCGCGGTAAAAATAGATGCACTCGCGCTTCCATTCAAAGTCTATACAAAAACAGCAACCCATGCTAGACTGGTTGCTGTTTCTCAATTATTCTGTAGGATCTTCGCCAATAATTCGTACTTCTCGCTCTAAATTCACACCAAACTTTTCCTTGACGGTAGATTGTACAAAGCGTATCAATTCAATGTATTCTGTTGCTGTGGCATTATCTTTATTCACGATAAAGCCGGCGTGTTTTGTAGATACCTGTGCACCACCAATTTGTTTTCCTTGCAGGTCGCTATCTTGAATCAGCTTTCCAGCAAAATATCCTGGCGGGCGTTTAAATACACTACCGCAAGAAGGGTATTCCAATGGCTGCTTCGACTCTCGTTTAAACGTGAGATCATCCATAATGGCTTTTATCTCTTCGGCATTTCCTGTTTGCAATGAAAATGTTGCTTCTAATACGATATATCCTTTTTCAGGTATATTACTTGTTCGATAATGCAAGCCAAGATCAGCAGCAGGTAGAGTTAGGACCTCCCCTTCCCGAGTTATCACTTTTGTACTTTCCAGCACGTCTTTAATTTCTCCACCATACGCTCCTGCGTTCATATACAAAGCTCCGCCGACGGAACCAGGTATACCACAAGCAAATTCAAGTCCATGTAGACTTTCCTTTAGTGCTTGCTGAGAAGCATCAATGATTCTTGCTCCGCTTTGTGCTATAATTTTATCGTCTTCTCTCCAAATGGAGTTAAGCTTTTTTAAATTCATGACAATGCCACGAATGCCGCCATCTTTTACTATTAAATTGGAGCCATTTCCTAACAGCGTAAAGGCTATTTCTTCTTGGTTAGCAAGTTTTACAATTGCCTGTACTTCCTCATACGTTTCTGGTGTGACTAAGAAATCCGCCTTCCCTCCCAATCGAGTATACGTATGGTTTCTTAATTGTTCGTCCACCATCACATTTTTCTCGGATGTTACTTCCGTTAATTTGCCGTACATATGATGATTCCTTCCCACACCTATCATTCCTTTTATAGTTATTCGCCCATATTATTGTAAGCTATTGAACTTGGTCTTGCCACAGAAATTCATAAATATAACGATCTACCTTCCTGCTTTCATGTAGGTCACTATGTCCTAATCTTCTATCATTGATAACGATCTCTGTCAATTGTTGATGCGGTACTATATTACGTAACGCATGCACGCTTTCTGGAACTGCTATCGCATCTCCTGTGCTGGAAATGCTGAGCACTTCTGTATGCTTTGGAAAAGATCGATCCCTTAAATGTTGGAGCGCTTTTGAATCAGGTCGTAAGTCGATTGCAGCTGGATCATGGTTAATTTGAAAGTATTTTTCACTATAAATCCCATCAAATGGACTCCCTATCGCTACAAACTTGTGGACGGACGGATATGATTTTCCTTGAAATTGCTTTATATATTCCAATGACACAATTCCCCCCATCGAATGTCCGACAATATTGACATCATCAACACCATATGTCTGCTGCATATCTTTTAATACATTCGCTAACCAGCTAGAAGTCATATCAAAACTAGCCCGATTATCTTCAAAGATTACTTGAACATAGAGCGGTTTTTCTTCCCCAAGTCGTGGATAATATTTCTTTACTTCACCTTGTTTTGTTACATAATAAATAAGCGCTTTATTCCCCCATTTATACTCATGCTCAAAGCGCTGCAGCATAAATCCAAATGAATTTTCAGTACCTTTATATCCATGCACGAACAATGTTGGTCGAATTTTATCAAAATTGGAAATTGCTCTATTCGGCATCCAGGTAAGTATGATAAAGACTATGATGACTAAACCGAAAGATCCTACACTAAACATCTGTTTTTTATTCAAGAAAAACCTTCCTCTTTCATTATACTAACGAAGAATAGTCCAATAGCCAGTAAAAGGCTACACTTCTTTATCATTAAATTCTCCGTCAGACCGGCCTTTTTAACCTCTCTTGAGCAAGAACGAATCATTTTTCATTTTATGAAACATTCATCATAACATACGCTCACTTTTTATATTATATCATGGTCGAAACGGATTTTCCTGTGATAATAAAATGAAACTTTGATTAGTGAAGGTTCTTTTCCCTACGCACAACTATAGTTTAATCTAAAGACCTCTTAAAAGAATAGACATGTAAATTGCAATGGAATACTGTAATTATCAACTGCACATATTGTCGATGACCAAGGCAGAAACTGCTCTAATCTTTCTTTGCTCGTGTGAACCATATTGGGAAATTCCTCAAATAAATATTAAAGATAATGAAATGGGCTTCACCCATTTTCCTTTGCGGTTTCCACAATGCTATAGACAGTTGCGCTGAAAGTTGCTCCTCTTGCCGTATTACTGAACAACTAACTTCTTTTTTCCTATAACGAAGGGCTTGATTGTTTCCTGTACGGTACAGCCACGTGTAGGATGTTGAGGTGGCAGTCTGTTCCGGTTCGGAAAGAACCTGTAGCGTCATTTCATCCACATGGGGCTATCTTAGTTTAAAAGATGCGATACAGTTGGTTATAAATAAGAGAGGCAAGTATTGGCTCGATAAGTGATCCAATTTGCCAACGTTCGCCGGGAAATGGAAATACCAAAGCGTTCTAAATGCTTTTCCTTCAATATAGAGGCATGCTCTCCGCATATTTTTGGATCATGGTATAAGCGATAGCGGATGGAGATGCTAGACTTTCCAATAATACAGGCGCCGGCATATTTGCTGTCACGGTAGGTATTTGTATACCACCTGTGCTCGCATAAAATGATACACAAGTTAAATACGATGAAAAATGGCTTGTTTGTCTGTAAACGTTGTAACATAGGTAAACCCGATTTGGCGTAATAGTTCTATGGCGCCAGTCACACCATATCCAACGGTCGTTGCGACATGGGCATCAGAACCAACAGTAATGATCTCCCCTCCGCATGCTTTATATAACCTTAAAATATCATTACTCGGCATAGCATTTGGTAACCCGTATCGGAAGCCAGATGTATTGATTTCAATTCCTTTACCAGCAGGAATGATTTCTTGAAAAATCTTCGTCAATAAGTCATGAAAATCATACTTGGCTTGTTTATTTTTTGTATAACGTTTGACTAAATCAATATGTCCTAAAACTTGAAAGTCTTTAAAATGAGTAACGCAGTAAAGTAGTTCTTCATAATATTCTCGGTATGCATCCTCGACTGTTTGCTGTTGAAAAAAATCACTTGTATGAAGGGACTGCTTATTCGTTGTGTGCATGGAGCAAATAACAAAATCAAAATATGCTGCGTTTACTATTTGTTGGCAACGGCTTAATAAATGGGGTTGAACACCAATCTCTAATCCTTTGCGTATCACAATCTGATCTTGATATAAACGCTGCATTTCATTGATTTTCGCATCATAGTTTGGTAAATCAAGAGAAAAATCAATAGTCGGGTCTGGATAATCTTCATCGATATGCTCTGTAAAACAAATTTCTGTTAACCCTTTTTGAATCGCCACTTCAATTGTTTCCTCCATCGGCGTTTCACAATCAGCAGAAAAATCACTGTGGATATGAAAATCAAACATAAAAAATTCTCTCCCTTTGGTTGACTTTTTAATCTATAATTATTAGAATACTATATAACTTTACTTAGATAAAGTGATAAAGTAATAAAATGTATTTAAAAACGTACATCTAAAGTCGCATCGTTGCTGGGCGATGGAGCCGGACGTGGCTATTCAGTTATTTCGTTATCCAGAAGTACCTCATTTTATACTTTCTTATCTTACAAAAGAAAGGAGAAATATCACCATGCAACCTTTATTACAGACGTCCTGTTGGGGGAACAAGCTTCTTCAACAGCGAGACGAATTACTTTCCATTTTAAAGCAGCGCGTTAAAACTTACGGATACAAGCAAATACAGACAGCAGCATTTGAGCCTTATGATCTTTACGCAGCTAACCCTAAAATCGTGAACACTGAAGATATGGTCAAAATTATGGATACATCTGGAAAGGTACTTGTCCTAAGACCTGATGCTACCATCCCGATAACACAGCAAATCGCTGCCAATCAGGTAAATGTAAATGACGATACACGTTTATTCTATATTATGGATGTTTTTGGTTACCGATTTGAAAACGAGCAAAAAAAACGTACGCAAGCGGGTGTGGAATATTTTACTAACCGTACACCAACTGCTGATGCCGAAGTTATTGCACTAGCCATTCATATATTAAAAGATTGTGGTTTTCCTACATTTAAATTTGAAATTGGTCATGCTGGTTTTTTTCGTGCATTAATGGCACAAGCGAATCTGGCTGATGATCAAATCGCTCCATTGCAAACCTTTATTCAAACAAAAAACATCGCCGAGATGGCCGAGTATTTAGCAACTCTCCCTATTAATGAAACATTAAAACAAGCGATGCAGCATATCCCTTTTCTTTACGGGGAGCCAAATCAAGTGATGGAGGAAATCAAGCAGCACGGAGTAAATGGGATGGTGCAAACAGAACTGAATTATTTGATCGATGTATACGATAGTATTCAAGCTTATGAATTGACCGATCAGATTGTATTTAACCTAGGGCTGATCAATGATATGGACTATTATTCAGATGTTATTTTCCAAGGATTTGTCAATCAAGCTGGAAAGCCTGTCGTCATGGGTGGAAGATACGATCGGTTAGGGGATCGCTTTGGAGCACATATCCCAGCAATTGGATTTGCTTTTGATGTCGATTTATTATTCACAGCAGCAAATCAACACGGCTTGATCAAGGATTTAAGCTCAGATGAACCCATTGCGATTTATTATGATTTTCAGAAGCAAAAAGAAGCTTTAGCGATAGCTCTTCAGTTACGTGAACAAGGCTATGCCGTCACTAGCTATCTGAAACAAAGTGATCTACAGACCATACCTGAAATGGGGGAACAGATTCATTACGAAGCAGATCAACCTACACTATATCAGAAAGGGCGTGCTTATCCGTTTCTCGATGTATCTGACCTAGTCAAATTGCTAAAAGAAAGGGGGAATTAAATGGCAGAGTTCACGATCGCCGTTGCCAAAGGTCGGATAGCAGATCATTCTATTAGACTATTAAACACCATGGGGGTTACATTTGAGCAACTAACTCCTTCTAGCCGGAAACTTGTTTTTTATAGCAGTGACAAAACCATACGATTGATTTTCGTTAAGGCAATTGATGTCCCTACGTATGTAGAAAAAGGGGCTGCAGATATGGGGATTGTTGGAAAAGACAATATTTTAGAATCACAAGCAGATGTCTATGAAGTACTCGACTTAAAAATCGGCACTTGTAAATTTGCCGTTGCTGGAAAACCTGGTCAGCAATTGGATGCATTCCAGTCATTAACGATAGCAACAAAATATCCAACCGTCGCAAGAAATTACTTTTCTCGTAAAGGCAAGCCAATCGAGATCGTCAAACTAAACGGTTCTGTCGAATTAGCACCAATCATTGGTCTGGCGGATGTCATTGTCGATATTGTCGAAACCGGTAATACATTAAAGGAAAACGGATTAGTTGTCTTGGAGCAAGTAGAGTCGATTAGTACGAGACTCATTGTTAATAAAGCAAGCTTCGCACTTAAATCTGTAGCGATACAGTCGTTTATCAATACATTTAAACAAAGCTTGGAGGAATCGACATGGAACGCTTAACAGCGATGCAATACTGGGATAAGAAACAGAAAAGAGCCCAACGTACCCAGCAAAAAGAAAAAGCACTTGATCAAACTGTCCTAGAAATTATTCAGTGCGTACGAAACGAAGGGGATCAAGCAATTCGCTCCTTTACGGAAAAATTTGATGGGGTGAGCATAGAGGCTTTTATGGTTACAGAAGAGGAGTTCAATGAAGCTAGAAAGTCCGTCTCCCCTTCCTTTATAAAAGCGGTGAAAACCGCTGCGGAAAATATTACCCAATTCCATGAAAAACAGCTCGAACAGTCTTGGCTTGATATGAGCAAAGCTGGAACAATGGTTGGACAAAAAGTGACTCCTTTAGATCGGGTAGCCATTTATGTACCGGGAGGAAAAGCAGCTTATCCATCGACGGTGCTTATGAACGTCATACCAGCTAAAATTGCCGGTGTGAATCATATTTATCTTACTACACCTCCACAAGCAGACGGTAAAATCAATCCATATGTATTAGTAGCAGCAAAAGAAGTTGGCGTCGAAACAATTTATAAAATCGGCGGAGCCCAATCGATTGCAGCTTTTGCTTATGGTACAGAAACCATACCAAAAGTACAAAAGATTACTGGACCAGGAAATGCCTATGTAGCGAGTGCTAAAAAATGGGTGTATGGCGATGTAGCGATTGATATGATCGCAGGACCGAGTGAAATTTGCATCGTTGCTGATGAGACAGCGAATGTAAATTTTATAGCAGCAGACCTGCTTTCACAAGCAGAGCATGATGAAGAAGCACAAGCGATTTGTATTACGACAAGCATAAAACAAGCTGAGGCAGTCGAGCTGGCAGTACAAGAGCAAACAAAACGCTTGGCACGAAAAGTGATTATTCAAAAATCACTAGACCAGCACGGGCAGATAATTGTTGCCGATACAATGGATGACGCATTTGCCATTGTGAATGACATCGCTCCGGAACATTTACAATTGATGATTGCCGAACCTATAGAAAAGCTTGGAGCGGTTAAGCATGCAGGTGCGATATTTTTAGGCAATTATTCCCCAGAGGCATTAGGGGATTATGTAGCAGGTCCAAATCATACATTACCGACAAACGGCACGGCGGCGTTCGCCTCCCCGCTCGGCGTCTATGATTTTATGAAAAAATCAAGCGTGATTTATTATGATAAATCCTCTCTGTTAGCCGTTGCGAATACCATTATAGAGTTAGCCAATACCGAGCAGCTAACTGCACATGCCCAGTCTGTGCAAATACGAAAGGAGGAGTAGCACGATGCGAAGCTATGAAGTCAACCGATCGACAACAGAAACAACCATCGCTTTAAAGTTAACTATCGACGGTACTGGTGATTCGTCAATTGAAACAGGAATCGGGTTTTTCGATCATATGCTAACGTTATTAACCAAGCATGGATTATTCGATTTACAAGTAGATTGTCAGGGAGATTTAGAGGTGGATCAGCATCATTCCGTAGAGGATGTTGGCATCGCATTTGGCGAAGCCTTCCGCAACGCTTTAGGAGATAAAGCTGGAATTACGCGTTATGCCAGTGTTACTACTCCGATGGATGAGGCGCTATCGACCGTGTCCCTTGATTTAAGTGGTCGATCGTATCTCGTCTATCAAGTAGAAGGTTTAAAAGATAAAGTAGGTAATTTTGATACGGAACTGGTGGAAGAATTTTTCCAAGCGTTTGCTAGTAATGCGAAAGTAACTTTGCACATTCATAACGTTTATGGGAAAAATACGCATCATATTATTGAATCCATGTTCAAAGGATTCGGCCGTGCCCTTGATATAGCAACACAGAAAAGCGGAAGAGTGATAGGCATTCCCTCTACCAAAGGAACACTGTAAGAGGATAACAGCAGATTGGCAACAAAAGCTTCCCAGCAACTAGACAGACGTGAAATTCCAGCAAGCGAACCTGCTTTAGCGTTTAAACAAAAGAAGCTTGTCTAATGATATGTATTCAAAAAACAAGAAAGCTGTGATGGCAAGACCACCACATAGCGAAAAAAAGACCCTCTTTTTCATGTTCGATTCAGATGGTAGTCTCTATCCTGTTTTTTATTTAGAGAAAAGCACACCTATTTAAAAGAAAGGAGCGAAACCATGATTTCCATTATCGATTACGGCGCTGGCAACATTAAAAGCCTGCAATTTGCCTTAGAAAAAACGGGAATGAACTCCCAAATAACAACCGATGAAGTAACCATTAAAAAAAGTGATGCTATTATTTTACCGGGTGTCGGTGCCTTTCAGGACGCTATGCGAGCTCTAAAAGAACAAGGATTAATTTCCATTATTAAACAGGAAGTTGCAAAGGGAAAACCGCTCTTTGGCATCTGTCTCGGAATGCAATTATTGTTTGAATTAAGTGAAGAAGATGGAGAAACAGAAGGCTTTGGCTTTTTAACCGGGAAGGTACGTAAAATTTCCGGTAACGTAAAAGTTCCACATATGGGCTGGAATAATCTCATCAAGCATAGAAATATCCCGTTATGTAATAACCTTGCGCCTGATGCATTTGTCTATTTTGTCCATTCTTATGCAGCTGATGGATTAGACACAAATACACTTGTTGCCAGTACAATATACGGAGAAACCATACCCGCTATTGTGCAACAAAATAATATTGTCGGAATGCAATTTCACCCGGAAAAAAGTGGTGCAACAGGCCTGCAACTATTAGCAAATTTCAAGGAGATGATACGATGATTTTATTTCCTGCCATTGATATAAAAGACGGGAAATGTGTTCGATTAACACAAGGAAATTACGATCAAGTGAATATTTATAGTGATTCACCAGTCACCGTTGCGAAAGAATGGGAAGCACAAGGCGCAGCATACCTACATCTTGTTGATTTGGATGGGGCAAAATCAGGCGTTTCCACCAATCAGCGTTTCATCCGGGAAATTGCTAAAGAAACAAGCCTACCTACCCAAGTTGGAGGTGGTATCCGTAGTTTACAAGTTATGGAAGCATACCTATCCGCAGGAATTGATAGGGTCATTTTGGGAACTGCAGCTATAAAAGATGAGACTTTTTTGCAAGCCGCCCTCACCCAGTACCCTAATCGAGTTGCTGTATCCATCGATGCGCGAAATGGATATGTTGCAACAGATGGATGGACAAAGACAAGCACTGTCAACGCCATCGATCTTGTCAAAGAATTAGAAAGTATGGGTTTGCAAACAGTCATTTATACAGATATTTTAAAAGATGGTATGCTGAAAGGTCCTAATTTTCAAGGGCTTGCGCGATTACAAGATGCTACTTCGATGGAGATTATCGCTTCAGGCGGGGTAACAACCATCAAAGATATTACGGCACTAGCAAAGATGGGGTTGTATGGGGCGATTATTGGAAAAGCACTTTATGATGGCTCACTCACTTTGCCAGCAAGTTTGGAGGCAGTAAAAACATGTTAGCTAAGCGGATTATTCCATGTTTAGATGTTGATAAAGGTCGTGTTGTCAAAGGAAAAAAATTTACCGACATTCAAGATGTGGCCGATCCTGTGGAATTAGCCAAACGATACAATCAAGATGGTGCAGATGAGCTTGTTTTTTATGACATCACAGCTTCCAATGAGAATCGGGATATATTTATCGATATTGTAGAAAAAGTGGCTGCCGAAATTGCAATCCCCTTTACAGTTGGAGGCGGAATTCGCACCATTGAGGATATACACCGTGTATTACGAGCAGGTGCTGATAAAGTTTCCATTAATAGCGCTGCTGTCCGCCACCCAGCATTGATTACAGAAGCAGCGCGGAAATTTGGCTCCCAGTGCATCGTCCTATCGATTGACGCCCAGCAAACGACTAAAAATTATTGGCAGGTCTATATCAATGGCGGCAGAAAGCAAGCATCTCTTGACGCTATTGATTGGGCAAAGCAAGGAGAAGCACTCGGTGCAGGTGAGCTTGTTCTGAATGCCATTAATACAGACGGGGAAAAAAATGGCTATGATTTAGACTTGATACAAGCTATTGCTTCAACAGTAAATATTCCGATCGTTGCCAGTGGTGGTGCTGGTAAAAAGGAGCACTTTGCTGAAGTTTTGCAAGCAGGCTATGCAGATGCAGCTTTAGCCGCATCCGTATTCCATTACAGTGAAATACCCATACCAGCATTAAAAGACTATTTAGATAAGCAAGGTATTCCGGTGAGGAGAGATAACGATGAAACAAGTGACTTTTGATGACAATGGGCTTATTCCTGCTATTGTGCAGGATGCGGATACAGGTGAAGTGTTAACATTAGCTTATATGAATGAGGAAGCAATAGAGAAAACATTAGCTACTAAAGAAACGTGGTTTTATAGCAGAAAGCGCCAAGCATTATGGAACAAAGGAGCGACGTCTGGAAATCAACAAATCGTTCAGTCGGTTTCTTTAGATTGTGATCAAGACGCTATTTTATTACAAGTAAAACCGCTCGGTCCAGCCTGTCATACAGGGGAAAGTACTTGTTTCCATCAAGAGCTTCTTCAAGATCAACCTGCTTCTTTTACCATGATAAATCAATTAACTGAAAAAATTAAAACTCGAAAGGAAACCCCCATTGCAGATGCATATACAACATACTTATTTCAGGAAGGCATCGATAAAATTTTAAAAAAAGTTGGAGAAGAAGCAAGTGAAGTTATCATTGCCGCTAAAAACTACGATAAAAAGGAAATAACTTGGGAAATTGCTGATTTGACCTATCATACGCTTGTACTGATGGAGCTGTTGGACATTTCCGTTGCTAATATTAAGCATGAGCTACAAAAAAGGCATATACAAAAAGGGGATTCAAAATGATGAAGTATTGGAGTGAGGTAGCCAAACGCTGTACACCTTACGTCCCCGGTGAGCAGTTAAATGATTCAACTATTATAAAGCTAAATACGAATGAAAATCCTTATCCACCATCACCAAACGTACAGTCAGCAATTAAGAAAGAGATGGAGCAAGCATTGCACCTCTACCCATCTCCGACGGTTGATAGTTTAAGAGAAGCCATTGCCAAACAAGAGGGTACGACCAAGGAATCTGTTTTCGTAGGAAATGGATCAGACGAAGTGCTCGCTTTTGCGTTTATGGGACTGTTTTCGCCATATCGAACGATCCGTTTTCCGGCGATTACGTATAGCTTTTATCCTGTTTATGCGAATCTATTTCAAATTCCATATGAAAAAGTACCTTTAATGAGTGATTTCACATTAGATGAAACAGCATTTTTTCATTCAGAAGGTGGTGCCATTTTACCAAATCCAAATGCGCCTACCAGTATTTTTACCAGTTTAGATTTGATGGAGAACATTGTGAAACATAACCCTGACAATGTCGTGATTATTGATGAAGCATATGTTGATTTTGCACCAGAGACTGCTGTGGCACTAACGCACAAGTATGAGCAACTACTGATTGTAAAAACTTTTTCAAAATCACGTTCTTTGGCTGGATTACGCGTTGGCTATGCGATCGGGCATCCACATTTAATTGAGGCCTTAACCCGTATCAAGGACTCCTTCAATTCCTATACCATTGACCGTCTGGCAATAGTCGGAGCAAAGGCAGCGATAGAGGATACCGCTTATTTTAAGCAAACGACACGACACATTCTCCAAACTCGTGAATGGACGCGTGAGCAATTGGAAGAACGTGGTTTCAGCGTCCTGCCAAGCGCTACTAATTTTCTATTTGTCCACCATCCCATCTATGAGGCGGAAAAATTATATCAACAGTTAAAGGAGAAAAAAGTCCTCATTCGTTATTTTCGTAACCAAGGTATTACAGATTATATGCGGATTACCATTGGTACAGACGAGATGATGAGGAAGTTTCTGCTAGTGTTGGATCAGGTAATGGAGGGTGAGTAGCGATGATGTTGTTATTTAGTGAGAAAAGGATCGATAAGAAATAGTAACGTCTTCGGCAGAGCTTAAAATCGGGTAACCTGACTAATGGGCTACCCGTTTGATTTAATTTTACCCCGAATGTAAGTGCCGTAAGATCTACTTCGGTAAGCTCAAGTAGACACAGAAAAGCCTAAACAGGGACCAACCGGGGCCTAAATTTCGGATTCGTTCAAGAGCCTTTAGGTCACCCCTTATGGTACAAATATTTATTCGAGGATGCCCCCCAATGATTGAATTGTTATTTTATATGAATGTTTCAACTTTGGCATCTTTCTTTAGTGCATCTACTCGTTTTTGTAATTGTTCATTTGTTTTTTCTTCTTTTAGGGTTTGCTTGATTCGATCTTTCAAATCTTCTAGTTTGCCTATTTCTTCACTTTGTTCCTTGATTTGTTTATAATAATCTTCCACTTCTTTATCTGTTACTTTTATGTCAAATTCGGACTCCAAGTATTGCGAAGTGATCAGATTATCTCTTAACATGCTTTTAAATTGGTCTTCGTTCAGCTGAAATTGTTCCAAAGCAGTATTTAAGCGTTCTGCGCCTTCTTTTTTAATGGTATCAAATTCTTTCTGTACTTCATCATCCGATACTTCAATCCCTTTATCGGAAGCGTCCTGATTTATTAATTGTTGATTTACAAGCATATCTATCGTTTGTTGTTTTAACTGATCATTATCCACATCTTGATTAAACTGTGTATTCATCGTTTTCAACTGCAAATAAGCAGGGTTGTAACGATCTCCTTTTATTTCTTCACCATTTACAGAAACCACAGCTTTTCCTTTATCAACTTTTTCTTCATCCGTTATTTTAACAGGCTCCGGCTGTTTTCCTCCGTCTTCTGTATTGCCTTCTTCCTGTTGCTCCTCTTGTTGTGCCGTTTTATCCTCTTCATTGTCTCCTCCGCAAGCAGCTAATACCATTGCCAGCGTTAAGGTTAATGCAAATATGATCCACTTTTTCATCAAGCCATCCCTCTTTTCATTTTGAGTGTCCTTTTCATTCAAACATATTTTGTA
This genomic interval from Virgibacillus pantothenticus contains the following:
- the murB gene encoding UDP-N-acetylmuramate dehydrogenase, coding for MIGVGRNHHMYGKLTEVTSEKNVMVDEQLRNHTYTRLGGKADFLVTPETYEEVQAIVKLANQEEIAFTLLGNGSNLIVKDGGIRGIVMNLKKLNSIWREDDKIIAQSGARIIDASQQALKESLHGLEFACGIPGSVGGALYMNAGAYGGEIKDVLESTKVITREGEVLTLPAADLGLHYRTSNIPEKGYIVLEATFSLQTGNAEEIKAIMDDLTFKRESKQPLEYPSCGSVFKRPPGYFAGKLIQDSDLQGKQIGGAQVSTKHAGFIVNKDNATATEYIELIRFVQSTVKEKFGVNLEREVRIIGEDPTE
- a CDS encoding alpha/beta fold hydrolase; translation: MNKKQMFSVGSFGLVIIVFIILTWMPNRAISNFDKIRPTLFVHGYKGTENSFGFMLQRFEHEYKWGNKALIYYVTKQGEVKKYYPRLGEEKPLYVQVIFEDNRASFDMTSSWLANVLKDMQQTYGVDDVNIVGHSMGGIVSLEYIKQFQGKSYPSVHKFVAIGSPFDGIYSEKYFQINHDPAAIDLRPDSKALQHLRDRSFPKHTEVLSISSTGDAIAVPESVHALRNIVPHQQLTEIVINDRRLGHSDLHESRKVDRYIYEFLWQDQVQ
- a CDS encoding histidinol-phosphatase HisJ family protein → MFDFHIHSDFSADCETPMEETIEVAIQKGLTEICFTEHIDEDYPDPTIDFSLDLPNYDAKINEMQRLYQDQIVIRKGLEIGVQPHLLSRCQQIVNAAYFDFVICSMHTTNKQSLHTSDFFQQQTVEDAYREYYEELLYCVTHFKDFQVLGHIDLVKRYTKNKQAKYDFHDLLTKIFQEIIPAGKGIEINTSGFRYGLPNAMPSNDILRLYKACGGEIITVGSDAHVATTVGYGVTGAIELLRQIGFTYVTTFTDKQAIFHRI
- a CDS encoding ATP phosphoribosyltransferase regulatory subunit produces the protein MEPDVAIQLFRYPEVPHFILSYLTKERRNITMQPLLQTSCWGNKLLQQRDELLSILKQRVKTYGYKQIQTAAFEPYDLYAANPKIVNTEDMVKIMDTSGKVLVLRPDATIPITQQIAANQVNVNDDTRLFYIMDVFGYRFENEQKKRTQAGVEYFTNRTPTADAEVIALAIHILKDCGFPTFKFEIGHAGFFRALMAQANLADDQIAPLQTFIQTKNIAEMAEYLATLPINETLKQAMQHIPFLYGEPNQVMEEIKQHGVNGMVQTELNYLIDVYDSIQAYELTDQIVFNLGLINDMDYYSDVIFQGFVNQAGKPVVMGGRYDRLGDRFGAHIPAIGFAFDVDLLFTAANQHGLIKDLSSDEPIAIYYDFQKQKEALAIALQLREQGYAVTSYLKQSDLQTIPEMGEQIHYEADQPTLYQKGRAYPFLDVSDLVKLLKERGN
- the hisG gene encoding ATP phosphoribosyltransferase encodes the protein MAEFTIAVAKGRIADHSIRLLNTMGVTFEQLTPSSRKLVFYSSDKTIRLIFVKAIDVPTYVEKGAADMGIVGKDNILESQADVYEVLDLKIGTCKFAVAGKPGQQLDAFQSLTIATKYPTVARNYFSRKGKPIEIVKLNGSVELAPIIGLADVIVDIVETGNTLKENGLVVLEQVESISTRLIVNKASFALKSVAIQSFINTFKQSLEESTWNA
- the hisD gene encoding histidinol dehydrogenase, which encodes MERLTAMQYWDKKQKRAQRTQQKEKALDQTVLEIIQCVRNEGDQAIRSFTEKFDGVSIEAFMVTEEEFNEARKSVSPSFIKAVKTAAENITQFHEKQLEQSWLDMSKAGTMVGQKVTPLDRVAIYVPGGKAAYPSTVLMNVIPAKIAGVNHIYLTTPPQADGKINPYVLVAAKEVGVETIYKIGGAQSIAAFAYGTETIPKVQKITGPGNAYVASAKKWVYGDVAIDMIAGPSEICIVADETANVNFIAADLLSQAEHDEEAQAICITTSIKQAEAVELAVQEQTKRLARKVIIQKSLDQHGQIIVADTMDDAFAIVNDIAPEHLQLMIAEPIEKLGAVKHAGAIFLGNYSPEALGDYVAGPNHTLPTNGTAAFASPLGVYDFMKKSSVIYYDKSSLLAVANTIIELANTEQLTAHAQSVQIRKEE
- the hisB gene encoding imidazoleglycerol-phosphate dehydratase HisB; this translates as MRSYEVNRSTTETTIALKLTIDGTGDSSIETGIGFFDHMLTLLTKHGLFDLQVDCQGDLEVDQHHSVEDVGIAFGEAFRNALGDKAGITRYASVTTPMDEALSTVSLDLSGRSYLVYQVEGLKDKVGNFDTELVEEFFQAFASNAKVTLHIHNVYGKNTHHIIESMFKGFGRALDIATQKSGRVIGIPSTKGTL
- the hisH gene encoding imidazole glycerol phosphate synthase subunit HisH; amino-acid sequence: MISIIDYGAGNIKSLQFALEKTGMNSQITTDEVTIKKSDAIILPGVGAFQDAMRALKEQGLISIIKQEVAKGKPLFGICLGMQLLFELSEEDGETEGFGFLTGKVRKISGNVKVPHMGWNNLIKHRNIPLCNNLAPDAFVYFVHSYAADGLDTNTLVASTIYGETIPAIVQQNNIVGMQFHPEKSGATGLQLLANFKEMIR